A window of Melopsittacus undulatus isolate bMelUnd1 chromosome 2, bMelUnd1.mat.Z, whole genome shotgun sequence contains these coding sequences:
- the FBXO40 gene encoding LOW QUALITY PROTEIN: F-box only protein 40 (The sequence of the model RefSeq protein was modified relative to this genomic sequence to represent the inferred CDS: deleted 1 base in 1 codon): MHGVLFLTSQNYLFCLGLLCVLPFSLLSLLAILHYPPHFNPAEHNQEASIWYTHRDSMIKHRAQKAPPGQHRHCERCFNRHCRAPIEPSISCMVISCRFHCGATFHMCKEEEHQLLCPLEQVSCLNSAYGCPFSMARFKLGKHLQVCPASVVCCSMEWNRWPNVDSDTTLHKNIMKETLNEECLDTALALRDQKILFRTLKIADLFPEWRKKDEVQELMDEAIGGEEGAVGGTACGPQEGANQLSELSQREREDLAKDKEGMDLGSYKTWENMFSKELLACKVTSSADSKGQKTEEASRKAVSAPQAAGSSEQAKEVPGSAEEAKDQKPEQVTPNTEMTGLAPWQEGVLERLKKEVGVGDYNMYLVHHGGMLIRFGQLAACTPKEKDFVYGNLEAQEVKTVYTFKVPVSYCGKRARLGDALGHRMATSDKSVDTSELGINLEDLPKANIVEATLLCALEKELKGHEISETRGIDGLFVDFATQTYSFPLEPFSSNAVLADILDEKSPPELHVELYTECVTRRHNKSSSAFTFTCSHFFRRDEFPSHFKNVHADIQSCLDGWFQHRCPLAYLGCTFVQNHFRPEGLKAKVIYSKPLKSFAIKPEVDTVLAESGKFNPTVANRGRNKDLLSSLPVEVLKYIAGFLDSFSLSQLSQVSVLMRDICATLLQERGMVLLVWEKKRYSHGGTSWKARKKIWQFSSLFSRVNKWQRNDVVCMAEHLKNCPFYQVEHKTDPVLLTGMCESREQIQKTLVSTFKRRV; the protein is encoded by the exons tgcaATTCTCCATTACCCACCTCATTTCAACCCAGCTGAGCACAACCAGGAG GCAAGTATTTGGTACACACACAGGGACTCTATGATTAAG CACAGGGCTCAGAAAGCTCCCCCTGGGCAGCACAGGCACTGTGAGAGATGTTTCAACCGGCACTGCCGAGCACCGATTGAGCCCTCCATCTCCTGCATGGTGATCAGCTGCCGCTTTCACTGTGGGGCCACCTTCCACATGTGCAAGGAGGAGGAGCACCAATTGCTCTGTCCCTTAGAGCAGGTCTCCTGCCTCAATTCAGCCTATGGCTGCCCTTTTTCCATGGCTCGCTTCAAGCTGGGGAAGCACCTCCAGGTCTGTCCAGCCAGTGTTGTCTGCTGCTCAATGGAGTGGAATCGCTGGCCCAACGTGGATTCAGACACAACCCTCCACAAGAACATTATGAAGGAGACCTTGAATGAAGAGTGTCTGGACACAGCCTTGGCACTCAGAGACCAGAAGATACTATTCAGGACTTTGAAAATAGCTGATTTGTTTCCAGAGTGGAGGAAAAAGGATGAAGTGCAAGAGCTAATGGATGAAGCCATAGGTGGGGAAGAAGGTGCTGTGGGAGGAACAGCCTGTGGTCCCCAAGAAGGTGCCAACCAGTTGTCTGAACTCAGCCAACGTGAGCGTGAAGATCTGGCGAAAGACAAAGAGGGAATGGATCTGGGGAGTTACAAAACCTGGGAGAATATGTTCAGCAAAGAGCTCCTGGCTTGCAAGGTAACGAGCTCAGCAGACAGCAAGGGACAAAAGACAGAGGAGGCTTCCAGGAAAGCAGTGTCAGCCCCGCAAGCTGCCGGCTCCTCAGAGCAGGCAAAGGAAGTacctgggagtgcagaagaaGCAAAGGACCAAAAGCCTGAACAAGTAACACCAAATACAGAAATGACAGGACTGGCTCCCTGGCAAGAAGGTGTCCTGGAGAGGCTGAAGAAGGAAGTTGGTGTGGGTGATTACAACATGTATCTGGTCCACCATGGGGGAATGCTTATCCGCTTTGGCCAGCTAGCTGCTTGCACTCCCAAAGAAAAAGACTTTGTCTATGGGAACTTGGAAGCTCAGGAAGTAAAGACTGTCTACACCTTCAAAGTGCCAGTTAGTTACTGTGGCAAAAGAGCACGACTAGGAGATGCACTGGGCCACAGGATGGCAACTTCAGACAAGTCAGTGGATACCTCGGAATTGGGGATAAACCTAGAAGATCTACCTAAGGCAAATATAGTTGAGGCCACACTGCTGTGTGCACTGGAAAAAGAGCTGAAAGGCCATGAGATCTCTGAAACAAGGGGTATTGATGGACTTTTTGTGGATTTTGCAACACAAACGTACAGCTTTCCCCTGGAGCCCTTCTCCTCCAATGCTGTTCTGGCAGACATTCTGGATGAAAAAAGCCCACCAGAACTGCACGTGGAGCTCTACACTGAATGTGTAACCAGAAGACACAACAAAAGCAGTTCAGCTTTCACATTCACTTGCAGTCATTTCTTCAGGAGAGACGAGTTCCCATCTCATTTCAAGAATGTGCACGCTGATATCCAGTCATGTCTGGATGGATGGTTCCAGCATCGCTGCCCGCTGGCCTACTTGGGATGTACTTTTGTTCAAAATCACTTCCGTCCTGAGGGTCTTAAGGCCAAGGTTATATACAGCAAACCCCTCAAGTCATTTGCTATTAAGCCAGAAGTAGACACTGTCCTTGCTGAATCAGGAAAGTTCAATCCCACAGTGGCTAATCGAGGGAGAAATAAGGACTTGCTGAGCAGCCTCCCGGTGGAAGTGCTCAAGTACATTGCAGGGTTCCTGGACAGCTTCAGTTTATCTCAGCTATCGCAAGTGTCAGTGCTGATGAGGGACATCTGTGCCACTCTTCTTCAAGAGAGGGGAATGGTCCTGCTGgtctgggagaaaaagagaTATTCCCATGGTGGTACTTCGTGGAAAGCTCGCAAAAAG ATCTGGCAGTTCAGCAGCCTGTTCTCCAGAGTTAACAAATGGCAGCGCAACGACGTCGTGTGCATGGCGGAGCACCTGAAGAATTGTCCCTTCTACCAGGTGGAGCACAAGACGGACCCTGTGCTGCTGACGGGCATGTGTGAATCAAGAGAGCAGATTCAAAAGACTTTGGTTTCTACTTTCAAGCGCAGagtctga